In Gemmatimonadota bacterium, the following are encoded in one genomic region:
- the pyrF gene encoding orotidine-5'-phosphate decarboxylase — protein MATIIVALDLPTAAEALSLVDRLGDVVEYYKVGAPLYTRSGPQIVRELRARSKRVFLDLKFHDIPHSVEGAVRAAAELEVDMLTLHAAGGSAMLEAARQAVGSDGPLLLAVTLLTSFTAADVEQVWDKQLRSLREEVARLAALAADAGLDGVVAAALEAEALKRRHGAGFLVVTPGIRPAGDLPSDHVRTATPADAVRAGADFLVIGRPVFEAPDPQAVVKQILNETAAAEPQP, from the coding sequence ATGGCCACGATCATCGTCGCCCTGGACCTGCCCACGGCCGCCGAGGCGCTCTCCCTCGTGGATCGGCTGGGAGACGTCGTCGAGTACTACAAGGTCGGGGCGCCCCTCTACACGCGCAGCGGGCCGCAGATCGTGCGCGAGCTGCGGGCCCGGAGCAAGCGCGTTTTCCTGGATCTGAAGTTCCACGACATACCCCACAGCGTCGAGGGAGCCGTCCGGGCCGCCGCCGAGCTGGAAGTGGACATGCTCACCCTGCACGCTGCCGGCGGTTCCGCCATGCTCGAGGCGGCGCGGCAGGCAGTGGGCTCGGATGGCCCGCTGCTCCTCGCCGTCACTCTCCTTACTTCCTTCACCGCCGCGGACGTCGAGCAGGTATGGGACAAGCAGCTCCGCTCCCTGCGCGAGGAGGTCGCCCGGCTGGCCGCCCTGGCCGCCGACGCCGGCCTGGATGGCGTCGTCGCCGCCGCGCTCGAAGCCGAGGCGCTCAAACGACGTCACGGCGCCGGATTCCTCGTGGTCACGCCCGGTATCCGACCCGCCGGTGACTTGCCCAGCGACCACGTGCGCACCGCCACGCCGGCCGACGCCGTGCGCGCCGGCGCCGACTTCCTCGTGATCGGGCGGCCAGTATTCGAGGCGCCGGACCCCCAGGCTGTGGTCAAACAGATCCTCAACGAGACGGCCGCCGCGGAGCCACAGCCATGA
- a CDS encoding mechanosensitive ion channel family protein — protein sequence MPDLSRIFDWERVLPDLVRIGVILGLAFAGYHAVKLLTARLQRERPEEDPLLKRLREQRARTLAGLLNNVALVVIVVVAALTILGAFIDIKPLLATAGVAGLAISFGAQSLVKDVISGIFILLEEQFGIGDVVRVGDTAGMVEKITLRTTVLRDLEGIVHVIPNGEITRVSNLTKAWSRAVLDIGVAYKEDVDRVIGVLLEVGRQLYADPEWGSSLLEEPEVLGIQSLADSAVTIRMAAKTLPLRQWDVARELRRRIKKRFDAEGIEIPFPHLTFYWGEGQMPAAAAGPPAEAAGTAQPLQVRRS from the coding sequence ATGCCTGACCTGAGCCGCATCTTCGACTGGGAGCGGGTCCTGCCGGACCTCGTCCGCATCGGCGTCATTCTCGGCCTCGCCTTTGCCGGCTACCACGCCGTCAAGCTCCTCACCGCTCGCCTGCAGCGCGAGCGGCCCGAGGAGGACCCCCTCCTCAAACGACTGCGCGAGCAACGGGCCCGCACCCTCGCCGGCCTGCTGAACAACGTCGCGCTCGTCGTCATCGTGGTCGTCGCTGCCCTGACCATTCTCGGCGCCTTCATCGACATTAAACCGCTCCTCGCCACCGCCGGCGTCGCCGGTCTGGCCATCTCTTTCGGCGCCCAGTCGCTCGTCAAGGACGTCATCAGCGGCATCTTCATCCTGCTCGAGGAACAGTTCGGGATCGGCGATGTGGTACGCGTCGGAGACACCGCGGGCATGGTGGAGAAGATCACGCTCCGCACTACCGTGCTGCGCGACCTGGAGGGCATCGTCCACGTCATCCCCAACGGCGAGATCACCAGGGTCAGCAACCTGACCAAGGCCTGGTCCCGCGCCGTGCTGGACATCGGGGTCGCCTACAAGGAGGACGTGGACCGGGTCATCGGCGTGCTGCTCGAGGTCGGCCGGCAGCTCTATGCCGACCCGGAATGGGGGTCTTCGCTTCTCGAAGAGCCGGAGGTATTGGGCATCCAGAGCCTGGCGGATTCCGCCGTTACCATCCGGATGGCCGCCAAGACCCTGCCCCTGAGACAATGGGACGTCGCCCGGGAACTGCGGCGCCGCATCAAGAAGCGCTTTGACGCCGAGGGCATCGAGATCCCCTTCCCCCACCTCACCTTCTACTGGGGGGAGGGACAGATGCCCGCGGCCGCAGCAGGCCCGCCCGCCGAGGCAGCGGGCACGGCACAGCCGCTGCAGGTGCGCCGCAGCTAG
- a CDS encoding cysteine--tRNA ligase yields the protein MTLRLYDTLSRSLKEFEPLETGVVRFYACGPTVYKPPHIGNQRTFLFNDLVHRYLEWKGYHVRFVMNLTDVEDKIIDGALRAGTTIDGLTAPVIRGFFEELRALGALEADVYPRATRHVDSMVALIARLLERGQAYQADGSVYFDISAFPDYGRLSRVDLSAVRPGERVAADEYGKADVRDFALWKAAKEADARVGAAWPAPWGTGRPGWHIECSAMSIAELGETIDIHSGGEDLVFPHHEDEIAQSEGATGRPFVRYWLHVKHLLVDGTKMAKSLGNEYTLADLLQAGHSPAAIRYLLLAAHYRSELNFTFDALHDARAALRRLLDFEERLRPAAPAQVDHASPLPQLARRARTAFEQAMDDDLNVPAALAALFTFVRETNAALDQHLAPAADLAAARQLLEDADRVLGILSLARQRVATLDPEFLAWVQQTLARREEARARRDFASADAIRASLAAAGIVVEDTPQGPRWHPER from the coding sequence ATGACGCTCCGCCTCTACGACACGCTGTCCCGTTCGCTCAAGGAGTTCGAGCCCCTCGAAACCGGCGTGGTGCGCTTCTACGCCTGCGGCCCCACCGTCTACAAGCCGCCGCACATCGGCAACCAGCGCACCTTCCTTTTCAACGACCTGGTCCACCGCTACCTCGAGTGGAAGGGCTACCACGTCAGGTTCGTGATGAACCTCACGGACGTGGAGGACAAGATCATTGACGGCGCGCTGCGGGCCGGCACCACCATCGATGGGCTGACGGCGCCCGTCATCCGCGGCTTCTTTGAGGAGCTTCGCGCCCTGGGCGCGCTGGAAGCCGACGTCTACCCCCGCGCCACCCGTCACGTGGACAGCATGGTCGCGCTGATCGCGCGACTCCTCGAGCGCGGGCAAGCCTACCAGGCCGACGGCTCCGTCTACTTCGACATCTCCGCCTTCCCAGACTACGGCCGACTCTCCCGTGTCGACCTGTCCGCCGTCCGACCCGGTGAGCGCGTGGCCGCTGATGAGTACGGCAAGGCCGATGTCCGGGACTTCGCCCTCTGGAAAGCCGCCAAGGAAGCCGACGCCCGCGTGGGCGCCGCCTGGCCCGCACCCTGGGGAACCGGCAGGCCCGGCTGGCACATCGAGTGCTCGGCCATGAGCATCGCCGAGCTCGGCGAAACCATCGACATCCATTCCGGGGGCGAGGACCTGGTCTTCCCGCACCACGAGGACGAAATCGCACAGTCCGAGGGAGCCACCGGCCGCCCCTTCGTCCGCTACTGGCTGCACGTCAAGCACCTGCTCGTGGACGGCACCAAGATGGCCAAGTCCCTGGGCAACGAGTACACGCTCGCCGACCTGCTCCAGGCCGGGCACTCCCCGGCTGCCATCCGCTACCTGCTGCTCGCCGCCCACTACCGCAGCGAGCTGAACTTCACCTTCGACGCCCTCCACGACGCACGAGCGGCGCTGCGCCGCTTGCTCGATTTCGAGGAGCGGCTGCGCCCCGCGGCGCCCGCCCAAGTCGACCACGCCTCGCCGCTGCCCCAGCTCGCGCGCCGGGCCCGCACCGCCTTCGAACAGGCCATGGACGATGACCTCAACGTACCCGCAGCCCTCGCCGCACTGTTCACCTTCGTGCGCGAGACCAACGCCGCGCTGGACCAGCACCTGGCGCCCGCCGCCGACCTCGCCGCCGCTCGCCAGCTCCTCGAAGACGCGGACCGAGTGCTCGGCATCCTCAGCCTCGCCCGCCAGCGCGTCGCCACGCTCGATCCCGAGTTCCTGGCCTGGGTCCAGCAAACCCTGGCCCGCAGAGAGGAGGCCCGGGCCCGCCGCGACTTCGCCAGCGCGGACGCCATTCGCGCCAGCCTCGCCGCCGCCGGTATTGTCGTCGAGGACACGCCCCAGGGCCCGCGCTGGCACCCCGAGCGTTGA